TGGCCTCCGCCATGGGCGGGACACCCGAGTTGGTTTGGGGCCGGCGTGGGATGTCTGATGGGCGGTTCTTGAAGCCACGAGCGATGGCGATCGACCCAGACGACCAGCTTTACATCGTCGACACGACTGGTCGGATCCAAGTTTTTGACGCCGATGGTCAACATTTGCGAACTTGGAAGACACCCGAAACCGCCAACGGCCGTCCCACTGGGATGGTCTTTGACGGCGCTCGAGAACGCTTGTTGGTCGCCGACACGCATTACTACCGCATGTTGGCGTTCACTCCGGACGGCGAGTTTTTGCCCGACGATTTGATCGGCGGCACATCGGGAGACGGCCCGGGTGAATTCGCGTTTGTGACGGACATCGCGGTCGATGGCGACGGCTGCCGCTACATCGGCGAATACGGTGCCTCGGATCGGATTCAGCGATTTGATCCCGATGGCACATTCATGGCTCAATGGGGTGGGACAGGACGCGAAGTCCAACATTTTGTGCGGCCGCAAAGCTTGGTCGTCGATGGCAGCACGCTGTGGATCGCCGACTCCTGCAATCATCGAGTGCAGCGTTACGACATCTCCACCACCCAGCCAGAGTGGATCGGGGCTTGGGGGCACGAGGGCAAACAACCCGGCCAGTTTTACTATCCCTACGGCATCGCCGTGGACTCGGATGGGACCGTTTTG
Above is a window of Rhodopirellula islandica DNA encoding:
- a CDS encoding NHL repeat-containing protein; amino-acid sequence: MHPPSRNDPAESKRIDRRQACQRMLAGATGLLGLTGLNGCVASAMGGTPELVWGRRGMSDGRFLKPRAMAIDPDDQLYIVDTTGRIQVFDADGQHLRTWKTPETANGRPTGMVFDGARERLLVADTHYYRMLAFTPDGEFLPDDLIGGTSGDGPGEFAFVTDIAVDGDGCRYIGEYGASDRIQRFDPDGTFMAQWGGTGREVQHFVRPQSLVVDGSTLWIADSCNHRVQRYDISTTQPEWIGAWGHEGKQPGQFYYPYGIAVDSDGTVLVCEYGNQRIQRMTPEGEPISSWGAPGHDPGQLYQPWGLVVDSKRRVHVLDSNNHRVQRFTLPG